In a single window of the Prevotella melaninogenica genome:
- a CDS encoding lactate utilization protein C, which translates to MNKEDLFSKLRRNTKEQFDMPEKSIEGIKYQDVVQQFIEMSHTVGCEVIEAQAEDDINKLIQKAYPDAKVLASNVQGIKADLNPDTVSKAQDLNGTDVGILQGEIAVAENGCIWVPQTMKERVVCFISENLVILVQRNNIVNNMHEAYKKINMTDYGYGCFISGPSKTADIEQALVMGAQAARGVTVIIKG; encoded by the coding sequence ATGAATAAAGAAGATTTATTTAGCAAATTACGACGTAATACAAAAGAACAATTTGATATGCCTGAGAAGTCTATTGAGGGTATTAAATATCAAGATGTAGTACAGCAATTCATTGAGATGAGTCATACTGTGGGTTGTGAAGTCATTGAGGCACAAGCTGAAGATGATATTAATAAACTGATACAAAAGGCTTATCCTGATGCTAAGGTGTTGGCTTCAAATGTACAAGGAATAAAGGCAGACCTTAATCCTGACACTGTTTCAAAGGCACAAGATCTCAATGGAACAGATGTTGGAATTCTTCAGGGAGAAATTGCTGTAGCAGAGAATGGATGTATATGGGTGCCACAAACAATGAAAGAAAGAGTTGTTTGTTTCATCTCAGAGAACCTTGTAATCCTTGTTCAACGTAACAATATCGTCAATAATATGCATGAAGCATATAAAAAGATTAACATGACAGACTATGGTTACGGCTGTTTTATATCCGGTCCAAGCAAAACAGCCGATATAGAACAAGCACTTGTTATGGGAGCACAAGCAGCACGTGGAGTCACAGTTATCATAAAGGGATAA
- the eno gene encoding phosphopyruvate hydratase — protein sequence MKIEKVHAREIMDSRGNPTVEVEVTLENGVMGRASVPSGASTGENEALELRDGDKNRFLGKGVLKAVENVNNLIAPALKGDCVLNQRAIDYKMLELDGTPTKSKLGANAILGVSLAVAQTAAKALNIPLYRYIGGANTYVLPVPMMNIINGGAHSDAPIAFQEFMIRPVGAPSEKEGIRMGAEVFHALAKLLKKRGLSTAVGDEGGFAPKFDGIEDALDSIIQAIKDAGYEPGKDVKIAMDCAASEFAVCEDGKWFYDYRQLKNGMPKDPNGKKLSADEQIAYLEHLITKYPIDSIEDGLDENDWENWVKLTSTIGDRCQLVGDDLFVTNVKFLEKGIKMGAANSILIKVNQIGSLTETLEAIEMAHRHGYTTVTSHRSGETEDTTISDIAVATNSGQIKTGSMSRTDRMAKYNQLIRIEEELGACAKYGYTKLK from the coding sequence ATGAAGATTGAAAAAGTACATGCTCGCGAGATTATGGACTCACGTGGCAATCCTACAGTTGAAGTAGAGGTAACTCTCGAAAATGGTGTAATGGGTCGTGCAAGCGTTCCATCTGGTGCATCTACCGGTGAGAACGAGGCTCTGGAGCTTCGTGATGGCGACAAGAACCGTTTCTTGGGTAAGGGTGTTCTCAAGGCTGTTGAGAATGTAAACAACCTTATCGCTCCAGCTTTGAAGGGTGACTGCGTGCTGAATCAGCGTGCTATTGACTACAAGATGCTTGAACTCGATGGTACTCCTACTAAGAGTAAGCTTGGTGCTAACGCTATTCTCGGTGTTTCTTTGGCTGTAGCTCAGACTGCAGCAAAGGCATTGAATATTCCATTGTATCGTTATATCGGTGGTGCAAATACTTATGTATTGCCAGTACCAATGATGAATATCATCAATGGTGGTGCTCACTCTGATGCTCCAATCGCATTCCAGGAGTTCATGATTCGTCCAGTAGGTGCTCCTTCTGAGAAGGAAGGTATCCGTATGGGTGCTGAGGTATTCCACGCACTTGCTAAGCTTTTGAAGAAGCGCGGTCTTTCTACAGCTGTAGGTGATGAGGGTGGTTTCGCTCCTAAGTTCGATGGTATCGAGGATGCACTCGATTCAATCATTCAGGCTATTAAGGACGCAGGTTATGAGCCAGGCAAGGATGTTAAGATTGCTATGGACTGTGCTGCTTCTGAGTTCGCTGTATGTGAGGATGGTAAGTGGTTCTATGACTATCGTCAGTTGAAGAACGGTATGCCAAAGGATCCTAACGGTAAGAAGCTCAGTGCTGATGAGCAAATTGCTTACCTTGAGCACCTTATCACAAAGTATCCTATCGACTCTATCGAGGATGGTCTCGATGAGAACGACTGGGAGAACTGGGTTAAGTTGACATCTACTATTGGTGACCGTTGCCAGCTCGTTGGTGATGACTTGTTCGTAACTAACGTTAAGTTCCTCGAGAAGGGTATCAAGATGGGTGCAGCTAACTCTATCCTTATCAAGGTTAACCAGATTGGTTCTTTGACAGAGACTCTCGAGGCTATTGAGATGGCTCACCGTCATGGCTACACAACTGTAACTTCACACCGTTCTGGTGAGACAGAGGATACAACTATCTCTGACATCGCTGTTGCAACAAACTCTGGTCAGATTAAGACTGGTTCTATGTCTCGTACAGACCGTATGGCTAAGTACAACCAGCTCATCCGTATTGAGGAGGAACTCGGTGCTTGTGCTAAGTACGGCTACACTAAGTTGAAGTAA